The genomic window TTGGAAATGGAAGATATGATTAactagcaaatattttaaattattaaagagtTCATTCAAAAAAGCTCACTTTAGAGCTTGCTTACTTGTCAATTGGcttaatcataaaaaaaaatcaagttcataATATACAATTGTCCCCTGTACATACGTACAAGCTTCTCGTGCTTCTTTCGTTTATTTAGTCATAGAAACGCACCGATTCGTTTATATTTACACTCATGATCACGTTTAAATGACATTGCTTGTTTGAGGATTAGCTAATGTCTTCGGCATTGAATTGCCGAGTCAACAACTTCAGCAAAGGTTTGAGAACATGTTTTTCGGCAATGGACAACATGGTGGACatgacaatatacatatgtatgtatatgtatgtacacatatacactgTTACCTACACACATACTGAACCAgcttattgtaaaattattttaacatgaGGAAGTCAGATCCGTAAACACGGCGGCTGGCTAAAGGAATTTGGAACATACCCTGGTTTGTCACAACAGCAGAAAAGAAAAATCACGTGCTCACGATCAGATGCTCATGGTATCGGTATTGACCTAGGTTTTAACCGGCTAAGGGCTGTCATGTCGACGATCAAACCATGCTTGGATCTGTTAGTAGCATGAAGTTTCCGAAAAGTGGTGTGTGGTAATTGCCACAGCAGATGGCTAAACTTAATCTACATAGGATTGGATCTCTGAaagaatgaaaatgaaagaaaactttAGTCtaaggtgcatttcttataacataaaagaCTGAAAAACGTCACACACTTTCTCTTGTCCAGAGGTTCCTCTACTAGTATCCCTAGTGGCAATAAGTCATCCCCGGTTAGTGCCGTTCCACTCGAGAGACTGTATATTGTGGTCGCTTCCGACCATCCCTCTGTAGATATCAATATTATTACCTTCGATTACGTTGCACAcgctaaaaaaaatcgatacaatttaataacttggtatttttaaaaataacgggagttcttctaaaattaacttCTTGTATGCACTGTGGCATCACTACACACTCAATTCGAGTGGCAACACTGTAAGTAACCACAACATTGAACAGATGTTCCTTTTTGGCATATCGGAAAAATCACGTCCATTATTTATTAGTGCGAAAACTTTTCAGTCAACtggagaaattgttcaaataaacTGTTAAAAACATGTCTAtgttattgttaaatatcttGCGACAAGCTTGCAAAACATTCGATCAATCGAATAAAGCGTCTTTCAATACGAATTTCCCTACGCTTAAGCAACTAACGGAGCTTTTAACATATTTCGACATACAGCTTGAGCCGCAGGAATTCGAAACGTTATTCAAGAAACCTGGACGAGCACCGTGCACGTATGTGCATATTTTGGAAAATGATGTTGTATCCATGAGTGTATTTGTGATGCGTGAAGGCTATACAATGCCGTTGCATGATCATCCGTGTATGCATGGACTTTTACGCGGTATTTACGGAAAGCTAAAGGTGCAAAGTTACACTAAACAACCGTTAAAACCAAATGAACCGTTGTACGATCCCAAGGCTTTGGAGGTTTGTGTTAAAGCAAATGAACCGAAATTCGTTAGTTCTAGTACAGAATGCGCTACGCTAACACCCACTGAACGCAATTATCATGAAATCACCGCCGTTGGCGGCGTGGCTGCATTCTTTGATATACTTAGTCCGCCATATGATGCAAATATTCCCATATATGGTAGTCGACGTTGTAACTTTTACCGTGTGGTTGAACCAAAGCCAATATCTAGCAATGGCGGTGACGCCGGCTTTAGTGAAAAACCATCATCATTGTGTTTACAGCGCATACCAACACCGCGTAGCTACTATTGTGATACCGCTGAAGCACCTGAAAAGGTGCTAAGTTACACTTATCTATTCACAGATGAGGAGTACAGTTAATCTTAGTTATAATATAGacacatatttaattatatacgataatgccaaattttaatttaacatagatgtgtgagtgtgtatctCTTAAGTAACCTTTGTAATCACTttcgacttaaaaaaaatatattttcataccgTGCTAGATATTTTATGCTTTAATAGGATGTAGAATCTAGACTGTTTTAACAAAACTATCACATGTACAAGTGACGTTTTAATTGTTGATGTTAAGAATTGTAATAAGAatgattataaataaatttatttgacttAGAAATGAAAAAGACATC from Bactrocera tryoni isolate S06 chromosome 5, CSIRO_BtryS06_freeze2, whole genome shotgun sequence includes these protein-coding regions:
- the LOC120777219 gene encoding 2-aminoethanethiol dioxygenase; the encoded protein is MSMLLLNILRQACKTFDQSNKASFNTNFPTLKQLTELLTYFDIQLEPQEFETLFKKPGRAPCTYVHILENDVVSMSVFVMREGYTMPLHDHPCMHGLLRGIYGKLKVQSYTKQPLKPNEPLYDPKALEVCVKANEPKFVSSSTECATLTPTERNYHEITAVGGVAAFFDILSPPYDANIPIYGSRRCNFYRVVEPKPISSNGGDAGFSEKPSSLCLQRIPTPRSYYCDTAEAPEKVLSYTYLFTDEEYS